One window of the Salvia splendens isolate huo1 chromosome 1, SspV2, whole genome shotgun sequence genome contains the following:
- the LOC121740796 gene encoding uncharacterized protein LOC121740796: MTWLLNSLEPAISQNIMCLDSAKAMWDALREMFFNDKNVSRVFELYEKLFSHTQDTQSVNDYFSTLKGLADEILVYHPLSCDATTRAKQWEEFMVAKFLSGLNADLQPLRDSLMASDDIPTLSNALSRVLRVSTGRTESTSFDNSAMSARGRGSYGGRGRGQGRGRGRGRGFHDRLCDHCGRSNHESDKCWKKFGKPDWANNIEFAAPSSSSTTTDASTSVAAFAVSPGPADEEDDWWRT, encoded by the exons ATGACTTGGCTTCTCAATAGCCTAGAACCAGCCATCAGTCAAAATATCATGTGCTTGGATAGTGCCAAAGCCATGTGGGATGCTCTACGGGAGATGTTCTTCAATGACAAAAACGTTTCTCGGGTATTTGAATTATATGAGAaacttttctctcatactcaggATACTCAGTCAGTCAATGATTACTTCTCTACCTTGAAAGGCCTCGCTGATGAGATCTTAGTTTATCATCCTCTTTCCTGTGATGCCACAACAAGAGCAAAACAATGGGAGGAATTCATGGTAGCAAAATTTTTGTCAGGTCTTAATGCTGATCTCCAGCCACTTCGAGATAGCTTAATGGCTAGTGATGACATTCCAACGTTGTCTAATGCGTTGTCTCGCGTTCTTCGTGTCTCCACCGGGCGTACGGAATCCACCTCGTTTGATAATTCAGCTATGTCTGCTCGCGGTCGAGGTTCGTATGGTGGACGTGGCCGTGGACAGGGACGTGGCCGAGGTCGAGGACGAGGGTTTCATGATCGACTATGTGATCATTGTGGTCGTTCGAATCATGAGTCTGATAAGTGTTGGAAGAAGTTTGGCAAACCAGATTGGGCTAATAACATTGAGTTTGCTGCGCCAAGTTCTTCATCTACTACTACTGATGCCTCTACCTCTGTAGCTGCGTTTGCTGTGTCTCCTG GACCTGCAGACGAAGAGGACGATTGGTGGAGGACATGA